DNA sequence from the Hoylesella buccalis ATCC 35310 genome:
AGTATCAATCCCTGTTTGTCGTCCACTTTAATATTTAAAATGAAATAGACATCTTGTCCAAGGCCCTCGAGCTTTGGACTTTTTTTTGCCTTGAGTCCATTTCTATCGAATTGTTAGTCGCAAGGTTGTTTTTTGCGAATATTCTTTGCTGGTCTTGTTGAAAAGTCATACCTTTGCCGTCGGTTTACAAACAGTAAGCTAAGGGTGCTCACTTTTATTCGTGGGCTGAGAACAAACCTTCTGACCTGATCTGGGTAATACCAGCGTAGGAATTGACCAAGAAGCCAAGTGGGCGAAGTTCTTCAACAGTAAAACTTTGCACTTGCTCTCTCCCTTATTCATTTATTTTTTTGATCGCTAAAAAAAACAATGAAAAAGTTTTTATGGGCAGCGTTTGCGATGACTGCCGCCAATGTGTATGCGGTGCAACCTATTGACACCTTGCATACTTACGAGTTACAGGATGTACAAGTAATTTCTACTCGTGCCAACAAGAAAACGCCTATGGCGCATTCGGACTTGTCACAAAAGCAAATCAAGCAGATGAACCATGGCAAGGACATTCCATTCTTGTTGTCTACGTTGCCATCGATTACCCTTACTTCCGATGCAGGTAATGGTATTGGGTACACCTCCTTGCGTGTGCGTGGCATCGATCCCTCGCGTGTGAACATTACTGCAAACGGTATTCCGATGAACGATGCCGAGAGTGCAACCCTCTTCTGGGTGAACATGAGCGACTTTGCCTCGAGTGTGCAGAGCATGCAGCTGCAACGAGGAGCTGGTACGTCTACCAATGGTGCGGGTGCTTTTGGTGCTACCTTGAACATGCAAACCGAGAACATCGGTACCAAACCATTCTTCGGTATCGACCTTTCGGGCGGCAGTTACGGTTCGCACAAGGAGACTTTGCGCTTCGGAACAGGACTTATCGGGGGACATTGGGGCATACAAGGACGCCTTTCAGATATCGGTAGCGACGGCTATTTGGACCGAGCTTCCACCAAACTCAATTCGTATTTCATCCAAGCGGGCTATTTCTCGGACAACACCATGGTGAAGTTTGTCACCTTCAATGGCATGGAGCGTACTTATCACGCATGGAACTACGCTTCCAAGTACGAACAAAGTCTGTACGGACGCACCTACAATTCGTGCGGTGAGTATTCCGATGCCGAGGGCAAGGTGAAATATTACGACGGACAAACGGATAACTACCATCAGCAAAACTACCAGCTGCATTGGAGTCAACTACTTGGTGACCAATGGAAACTCAACGTTGCCTTGCATTATACTAAGGGTGACGGATACTACGAGCAGTACAAAGGAAAAGGCAATTGGTATCAATATCATCTGTCTAAAGACACCAAGTTGTTGGGCGACTTAGTGCGCCAAAAGAAGATGGACAACGATTTTTATGGTGCTGTAGGTTCCATTAACTATGACAACAAGCGTGGTTTGACAGCCAACATCGGTGGCGGTTGGAACAAATATGTGGGCGGCCACTTTGGAAAAGTCATTTGGACGGGTGCCCCTTTCTATCAGATAGAAGATGCCAACGGCAATAAGAAGAAGGTGTATCAGATGGGACCCTCCACATTGGAGCCTGATAACGAGTATTACAACAACGATGCCAAGAAGGTGGACGGCAATGTTTACGGAAAGGTAAACTGGGAGTTCGTAAAGGGTTTGAGTGCCTTTGCCGACTTACAATATCGTCATGTGGGCATTAAGATGACAGGTCCTTCCGATGCATGGGATGACAATAACAAGCAGGTTGTCTTCAATCTTGACCAAAAGTTCAATTTCTTCAATCCTAAGTTTGGACTCAATTATCAGGCTGATGCCAACAACCGCGTGTATGCATCGTATGCCATTGCGCACAAAGAGCCTACCCGCAACAGTTTTGAGCAAAACCTTGACACCAAGTTGGAGGCAGAGAAATTAGGCGATTTGGAAATAGGTTACCAGTTTGCCTGTGCCAAATACAGCGCAGGTGTCAACCTATATTATATGAATTATAGCAATGAATTTGTGCTCACTGGCGAACTGGATGCCATCGGTGAGATGAAGACAAAGAATGCAGGTCGTAGCTATCGCATGGGTATTGAATTGGAATCGGCTTGGCAGCCTGTCGACTGGTTCACTTGGAACGTTAATGCCACCTTCAGCAAGAACCGTGTTAAGGACTGGATGGTGAAGTTGGAAGACAAGAAGAACGTTTCTTTGGGCGACACACCTACCAGCTTTTCTCCAGATCTTATCTTCAACAACATCTTCTCATTCAACTACAAAGGGTTGTCTGCCAATGTTCATACGCAGTATATCGGTGAGCAGTATCTCACCAATACAGGACTGAAAAGCTATCAAACCAAAGACGACAACCGTCAAGACATTGACGTGAGCATGATGTTGGGCAGCATCTTTACTACCAACCTCAATGTGGCTTACACCTTTGCCTGTCACAAGTTGGGCTTGAAAGAGGCTACCGTTGGCTGTACTGTCTACAACCTTTTCAGTGCCAAATACGACAATAACGGCTGGGCAGCACCTAGTTTTAAGAAGGATGCACAAGGCAACGTCGTAGCTACCTATGGCAAAAACGGACAGTATATGGCTGGCTTTGCGCCACAGGCTCCTATCAACTTTATGGCAAACTTGTCATTGACGTTCTGATAAGAGTTGATGGGAGAGGAGTAGGAGTTTATGGAAGTTATAAGGGAGAAAAGGGAAGTTGATTAAGAGTTAAGGGGAGTTAAGGGGAGTTACGTAGGGAGTTAACGGACATTACCTTATTGATAGAGATAGAAAAAAACAATTTCTGCCTTCCATTGCAAAGCATTTGTCCGATAACTCCCATTAACTCCCCTTGTAACTCCTGTTAACTCCTGACCTAATTCCCTATTTACTCCCTTTAACTCCCATTCTAACAAATAATAACATGACATTCGATTGGTTGGATATAGTCACCACCATTTTGGGACTTGTCTATATCTATTTGGAATATAAAGCTAGCATTTGGCTGTGGATAGTGGGCATCGTGATGCCTGCCATGGACGTGTTTTTGTATTGGAGACACGGTTTGTACGGCGATGCGGGCATGGCAGTATATTACACGCTGGCTGCCATTTATGGATATATTGCATGGAAGTGGGGCAGCAAACTCTTCAATCAAAAAAAGCAAGAACTGCCCATTACGCACATGCCTGGCAAGCATTATTTGCCTACTTTCGCGTTCTTCGCCTTGGCGTGGGGCGTTACTTATTATGTTTTGGTGCGCTTTACCAACAGCAACGTACCTTTGTTAGACAGCTTTACCAATGCACTCAGTTTCGTTGGCTTATGGGCTTTGGCACGCAAGTATGTAGAGCAATGGCTCTTTTGGATTGCGGTCGATGTGGTTTGCACTGCGCTATATGTGTACAAGGGCATTCCTTTCAAGGCAGGACTGTACGGACTTTATGTCGTCATTGCCGTGTTAGGGTACTTCAAGTGGAAGTCGATGATGAAGCAAGCAGCGTCATGAACTATCAGCTCATCAACTCATCAACCAATTTCGACGTGGTGGTTTTAGCGGGCGGAGATTATCCGCAGCATGCCGTTCCCACCCAAATCTTGCAGCAAGCGCCTCGCATTGTGTGTTGCGACAGCGCCATCGAGTTGCTGCATCCCTCGTTATATAATAAGGTGGAAGCCGTGGTTGGCGACGGTGATTCGATGTCTGATGCTGCCAAACTACAATTTCATGACGTGCTGCATGTTGAGCATGAACAGGCAGACAACGACCTTACCAAGGCTACCCGCTATTGTGTCAGCCGCAACTATAGCCGTATCGCCTATTTGGGAGCAACGGGCAAGCGTGAGGATCATACCATGGGAAACATCTCCCTCTTGCTGCGTTATTTTCAAACCTACGGTGTGCAGCCTGTCATGGTGACCGATTACGGCACGTTTGTACCTTGCCATGGCGATTGCACCTTTGAGTCGTTTGCCAAACAGCAAGTAAGTATTTTTAATATTTCATGCCACCGTATCGAAAACAAGGGCTTGCGTTGGCAGTCGTACGCCTATCAAAGTTGGTGGCAAGGTACGCTCAACGAGTCGCTTGCCGATGTCTTTACCCTCCATGCCGATGGCCATTACCTGGTTTATCGCACCCACGAAGCAAAATCGGCCATGCAATAGCCTCGTGTTTCTATTCGGTAATAATGCGCACTTCTGGGCTTTCAAGCAATGATACTCTCTTGTGTTAACAGACCTTTCATTTGTTAAGTCGATTCATTTTATTTGACAAAATAAAATTGCAAAATAGATAAAACAAGGGGATTTTTAAGGTGTTCAAAACCTTAAAAGCATCATCTTTTACCACATTCACATACAACAAATCCGCAATCAGCATGCTATTGCCGCCCAATAGGTATGCTTTTGCCATCCAATTGTTATGCTTTACCTGCCCAATATGCATCATATAGCAGGGCTTTTTTGCACGAAAAAGGGATTTTTCGTACCAAACACATTTTTTTTAGTTTGCATTTCAGGCTCAAAAAACCTATAACCTGCTAATAATCAACTTGCTAATAAAAACTCTCTCATATTTCACATATTTCCGTGACATGAACAGGTTGGTTGAAAAAACGTCCGGCATTTGTGTTAAAAAAGACGTTGCAGCTGAAGAAATCTTACCGAAGAACGTTCCGTTTGAACTAAAAAATGCAAATTATCATTCTTCATTAAAAGCGCTGTGGTTGTAGACAGCAGTCTTCCGTTCGCCCAGCGATGAACCCATACAGCATGTACAGTTGCTGTCTGTACGATAAACATTATAATAATAGATGCATGATTAAATAAAAAACTTATTAAATAACCAACAAATAATTATTAAATATTTTATAATTAAAAAGACATATAAATATAATTATTTATTTGGTTATTCTTAAATATATATTTACCTTTGTCACGGTTCAATACGAACTGTACTCTTTAAATATTAAACCTAACCTAATGAATCGTAGATCTAACCGACTAATGAAAGAAAAACGATCTTATTTTTTGATACTGGTTTTGTATCTCTTCTTTTTGCCCAAATCGCTTTTAGGTGGCAATCTACATCCAGACATTGTCGTAGCAGGAGGTGGTGCCAGTGGCGTATCTGCTGCCTTGCAATCAGCTCGTATGGGTATGCGTGTACTCGTGATTGAGGAAAGTACATGGTTGGGTGGCATGCTAACAAGCGCAGGTGTCAGTGCCATCGACGGAAACTTCAATATGCCTGCTGGCATATTTGGTGAATTTAGGAATCGTCTTGCCCAGCATTACGGCAGTCTTGAAGCCTTGAACACCGGGTGGGTAAGCCGAGTTCTCTTCGAACCCTCGGTAGGCAACCAGGTTTTGAACGACATGGTGGCACAAGAGAAAAATATCGAAGTGTGGAAAGAGAGCAGTATCAGACGCATCAGCAAAAAGCAAGGCGAATGGAACTTGAAGATTAAAAAGCAAGGTAAAAGCGTGATCGTTAAAACACCAATGCTCATTGATGCTACTGAATTAGGAGATGTGGCAGCCAAGTGTGGGGTAGGCTATGATGTTGGCATGGATAGTCGCCATGATACGCAGGAGGATATTGCTTTGGAAAAAGGCAACAATGTTATTCAGGACCTTACCTATGTTGCCATCTTGAAGGATTATAAAAAGGATGTTTCCATGCGAAAGCCGAAGGGTTATGACCCTTCAGTCTTTGCCTGTTGCTGCATCAACCCGCTGTGCATATCCAGCAATGAGCCAAAAAGAATGTGGCCGGCAGACAAGATGATGAGCTATGGACAGCTTCCCAATGGCAAGATTATGCTGAATTGGCCTATCAACGGAAATGACTATTACGTCAATTTGGTGGAAATGTCTGACAAGCAACGCAGACGAGTTTTGAAGAAAGCGAAAGAACATACCTTGTGTTTTCTTTATTTTATTCAGCACGAATTAGGATTCCGTCATATAGGACTTGCCGACGACGAATATCCCACAAAAGATCTTCTGCCTTTCATTCCTTATCATCGTGAATCCAGGAGAATTCATGGAGCGGTTCGGTTTACACTCAATCACATGGTGTCACCTTACAATCAAGCAGCTCCTTTGTACCGAACCAGCATCGCTGTTGGCGACTATCCTGTAGACCATCACCACATGCGCTACAAAGAAAGTCACACGCTGCCCGACATACACTTCTATCCAGTTCCGTCATTTGGGCTGCCGTTAGGAACACTCATTCCACAGGGAGTCGAGGGTTTGATAGTAGCAGAGAAATCCATATCCGTGTCTAATATCGCCAATGGTGCAACACGTTTGCAGCCTGTGGTGATGCAGATAGGTCAGGCAGCTGGTGCATTGGCGGCCCTCTCACTCAAGAAAAGAACGCCTTTATCGGGCGTATCTGTAAGGGATGTGCAAGATGAAATATTGAAGGCGGGCGGATATTTGCTTCCCTATCTGGATGTTCAGAAACAAGATCCTCGATTCATACCTTATCAACACATTGGTTCAACGGGTATTTTGAAAGGGGTTGGCAAAAATGTAGATTGGAAGAATGAAACATGGCTGAGGACCGACCAACCATTAAAAGGACGCGAACTGGAAGGTATGCGTGACATTTTCCCACGATGGAAGCAAACAGGTGCCATGTTGACAGACTCGGTGATGACATTGGGGGACGCATTGCGTGTTATTCAAAACGTAGCTGAGTCAGAGGGAATGCCCATCAAAGCAAATTGGGAACCACTGTTAACGAAATACCATTTTAAGGCAACAGACAAGGCACACGTCATTACACGAGGTGAAATGGCCGTACTGATAGACCAAATGCTCGATCCCTTTCACTGGAAAGAAGTTGACATACAGGGAAATTTCATGAATTAATATTTAAATCATATAGCTATGGATATAGATCAATTGAAAGAATTAGCCGACTTGTACAAAAGTGAATTGCTACAAAGAGTGGTACCTTTTTGGCTTGAGAAGTCACAAGACGAAGAGTATGGTGGATACTTCACATGCTTGGATCGCAAAGGAAATGTTTTTGACACCGACAAATTTATTTGGTTGCAGTGTCGTGAGGTGTGGTTGTTCGCCATGCTATATAACAAGGTAGAGAAAAACGAGGAATGGTTGAACTGTGCCATCCAAGGAGCAGAGTTTTTAAAAAAGCATGGACATGACGGCCAGTACAACTGGTATTTCTCGCTGGATAGGACAGGCAAACCATTGGTTGAGCCTTACAACATCTTCTCGTACACGTTCGCAGCCATGGCTTTCGGACAGCTAAGTTTGGCTACAGGCAATGACGAATATGCCACCATCGCCAAGAAAACGTTCGATATCATTCTGTCGAAGGTAGACAATCCCAAAGGTAAGTGGAACAAGATACATCCGGGAACACGCAACATGAAAAATTTTGCACTGCCCATGATACTCTGCAACTTGGCCTTGGAGATAGAGCATCTTCTTGACGAAAACTATCTACTCGAGACCATGGAAACGTGCATCCATGAAGTGATGGACGTGTTTTACCGACCAGACCTTGGCGGCATCATTGTGGAAAACGTAGGTGCCGACGGCAACTTGGTAGACTGTTTCGAGGGCAGACAGGTAACACCGGGACATGCCATAGAGGCCATGTGGTTTATCATGGACTTGGGCAAACGCTTGGACAGACCCGAACTGATAGAAAAAGCCAAGGACACCGCACTTACCATGTTGGAGTATGGATGGGACAAGGAGTTTGGTGGTCTGTACTATTTCATGGATCGCAATGGCTGTCCTCCCCAGCAATTGGAATGGGATCAGAAGCTGTGGTGGGTACACATCGAAACCCTTATCTCTATGCTCAAGGGCTATCAGCTCACGGGAGACAAGAGGTGTATGGACTGGTTTAAGAAGGTACACGAATATGCATGGACACATTTCAGAGATGACGAGTATGCTGAATGGTACGGATACCTCAACAGGCGCGGCGAAGTGCTGTTGCCATTGAAGGGTGGAAAATGGAAAGGATGTTTCCATGTACCCAGAGGAATGTACCAATGCTGGACCACGTTGGAAGAAATAGTCAAGGCAAACGATACCAAATAAAGCGAACCATGACAAACAGGAGAAACTTTATCAAGCAAATAATGGGTGCCTCAACGCTTGTGATGGGTAGCAAAATACTGTCTTCTTACACCAAGGTGGACAACACTTTTGCCCAGCACGAGGATGGTGAGACTTTTGCTACACCGCACGCCATGAAGGGCATGCCTATTAAAGCTACATTTCTGGATGAGATAAGTTGGGACATTCCACACCAAAACTGGGGCAAGAAAGAATGGGATCAAGACTTCAAGGCCATGAAAAAGATGGGCATCAACACGGTTGTTCTCATCCGTGCTGGACTGGGAAAGTGGATTGCCGCACCATTCTCAACTCTCATCGGTAAAGAAGATGTATATTATCCGCCAGTTGATTTGGTAGAAATGTTCTTGACACTCGCCGACAAGTATCGCATGAATTTCTTCTTCGGCATGTATGATTCCGGCAAGTATTGGCAAGAGGGGCTGTTTCAAAAAGAGATAGACCTGAACCTAAGCTTGATAGATGAAGTGTGGGCCAAATATGGTAAGCATCCCTCTTTCAAGGGATGGTATCTGTCACAAGAAATCAGTCGCCGAACAAAGAACATGTCACGCATATATGCAGAGGTTGGCAAGCACGCCAAAGCCGTGTCGGGCAACCTCACGACCATGGTTTCGCCCTATATTCACGGCGTGAAGACCGACCAAGTGATGAGTGGCGACAAGGCTCTCACCGTGAGAGAACATGAAGAGGAATGGAACGAGATTTTGGGCAACGTCAAGGGTGCTGTGGATATCTTGGCATTTCAAGACGGCCAGGTAGACTATGGCGAACTGTACGATTATCTTGTGGTGAACAAAAAATTGGCAGACAGATACGGAATGAAATGCTGGACAAACATTGAATCGTTTGACCGCGACATGCCCATCCGCTTCCTGCCAATCAAATGGGAGAAGCTGCTGTTGAAACTTGAAGCTGCACGAAAAGCCGGAATGGAAAACGCCATTACCTTTGAGTTTTCACACTTCATGAGTCCCAATTCCGCATATTTGCAAGCTGGTCACTTGTATCGTAGATACTGTGAGCATTTTAATATTTAAATTATTCACTAACCTAAAAATCATAATTAATGGAACAAATTAGATGGTGTATCAGGAGGCTTGTTGTGTCCTTGATCCTAACAGTCACATGTGTGGCAGCAAGCTATGCGCAAAATGTGATAACAGGAACAGTCAGCGACACGAACGGTGAGCCTTTGGTAGGAGTGTCTATCGTTGTGAAAGGAACGACGAGAGGACAGGTTACTAACATTGATGGACGATACCAAATTGAGGCTAAAGCCAATGACATACTGACTTTCGCAAGTGTCGGTATGGTATCGCAAGAAGTGAAGGTGGGCAATCGCAAGACGATTGACATTACGATGAAGGAGGATGTCGCCGCTTTAAGTGAGGTCGTAGTGGTGGGCTATGGCACACAAAAGCGAGGAAGCATTACGGGCGCTATCTCCACTGTATCTGACAAAGAGATACTAAAAGCACCGACCATGAGTATCAGTAATATCATCGGACCGCGCATCGCAGGTGTGGCAGCCGTGCAATCAAGCGGGCAGCCTGGTAGTGATAACGCTGCGCTCACCATGCGTGGACAAGGGGGTATCATCTACGTTATTGATGGTATTCGACGCACCTCAGCCGACTTTAATGGATTGGACCCGAATGAAATAGAATCGGTGTCTATCTTGAAAGACGCATCCGCCGTGTCTGTCTATGGTCTGGATGCCAACGGAGCGTTTATCGTAACCACGAAAAAAGGTAGCAAAAACAAGACGTCCATCTCCTACACGGGAGCTTTTGGAATTAGCGAGAACGCACAAAATCAGGTGTGGCTTGACGGCCCCGGGTACGCTTATTGGTACAACAAAGCACGCGAATTGCAGGGCGACGCCCCCGTCTTTACAGATGAAATGGTACAAAAGATGCGTGAAGGAGTTGACGGATGGGGTAACACCAACTGGTACAAAAAATTGTTTGGAACAGGAAACCGTATGCACCACAATGTGTCCGCATCGGGTGGAAACGACAAGGTGAAGTTTTTCGCATCGATGGGTTATTTGAAAGAAAACGGCAATATTGACAATTTCGATTATGACCGTCTGAATCTACGTTCAAACATTGACGCAAAGATAACCGACAATCTTACTTTTACGCTGGGCATTGCCGGGCGTATAGAGAAGCGCAATGCACCCAGATACTCAGCCAACCCAAACGATTGGCATAACATTCCACAGCAGATCATTAGGGCTATGCCATACGTTCCGGAAACTATGGAATATCAGGGAAAGACTTACGCCGTATCTACACCAACCGCTTCGTCACCAGTTGCCCCATTGGCATCCATCAATGAGTCAGGATACAGCAAGTCTAATCGCTCGTTTGTACAGACCAATTTCAGTCTGAAATATGATGCGCCTTGGCTGAAAGGCTTAAGTGTGAAGTTTCAAGGAGCTTACGATGCTAATTTCTATTTCAACAAAGTGCTAAGCAATCCTTTCGAGGTGATGCAGATGAGTCTGCCCACCTCCGCATCCAAGACGTTGAATTATTACAAGACTTACGATGCCCAAGGAAACAGCGTGTCACTGAGTGAGGCCGCCAGCAAGGGTTACAACTTTACCACACAAACCAGTGTGACATACGACAACAGGTTTGACAAGCACACCGTGGGCGTGTTGTTATTGGCCGAGACGCGCGAAAACAAGAGCAACGCCCTGAGTGCAACTGGTACAGGATTGGACTTCTTGCAGCTTGACGAGCTTAGCAAGATTACCAACTTGACCGGTGATGGCAAAGAAAAGATGCCTACGATTGGTGGTTATAGCGGATTTACGCGGGTGGCTGGATTTGTCGGTAGGCTCAATTACAACTATGATGACAAGTACTACTTGGAGGCTTCGGCACGTTATGATGGTAGCTACCTTTTTGGTGGCATGAACAACCGATGGGTGTTCTTACCCAGTTTGTCATTGGGTTGGCGTATCAATAACGAAAAATGGTTTGACGCAGACTGGGTGAACAACCTGAAACTGCGTGCAGGTGTTGGTAAAACAGGAACAAGTAGCGGATTGAACGCATTTCAATGGCGCAACGCGATGACATTGGTGAAAAACGCATTGGTGCTGGGAGGCGGAAGTCAGTCGATGATGTATGCCAGCGTTTTAGGAAATCCTGACCTACGATGGGCACAATGTATGAACTACAACCTCGGTGTAGACGCAACCTTATGGAATGGCCTTTTAGGCATCGAGTTTGACGTGTTCTATAAATATGAGTATGACAAAATTTCGTCTGTCGTGGGTGCGTTCCCACCATCACGAGGTGGATACTATCACAACTCAGCCAATATAAACAAAGCTGATTACAAGGGATTTGAGGTGGCTCTAACCCATCGCAACCACATTGGGAATTTTAATTATGGTGGAAAATTGATATGGTCGTACGCTTATGGACGTTGGCTGAAATACGCAGGCGATACTGACAATGCTCCTGAATACCAACGCATCACAGGTAAACAAATCGGTGCCAAATATGGTTTCATGGACGCAGGACTGTTCAAGGACGAGGCAGATATAGCCAATTCGCCGACTGTCGTTGGTTATAAAGCACTGCCGGGCTATATAAAATATGTGGACCGGAATGGAGATGGTGTGATAACCGCTGCCCAAGACCAAGGCTATGTAGGAAAAAGCTCAACCCCAACACACACAGGATCGTTCAACTTGTTTGGCGATTGGAAGGGATTCGACTTTGACTTGCTGTTCTCTTGGGGCTTGGACAATGTTGTGGCGTTGACTGGACTGTATAGTGGTTCGGGCATCCAAGACAACACGTCCTATACAAAGCCATTCTACCACGGTGGTAACTCACCAACTTATTTGGTAGAGAAATCGTGGACACCCGACAACCCCAACGCAGAGTTCCCGCGTCTTGAGATTTCAGGACCAAGCAATAACAACGGTTTCTCTTCCACGTTCTGGTATCGTTCGGGCAATTACATGCGGTTAAAGACAGCGCAAATTGGCTACAACTTCCCCAAGCAATGGCTAACTAACATAGGCATTGAGGGTGCAAGAATATATGTGGAAGGTTTCAACCTGTTGACATTCAGCAGTCTAACCAAATACAACATAGACCCTGAGTCTCCTTCTGTAAACAACGGTTACTACCCGCAACAGAGGACGTATACCATGGGAATAAAACTAACATTCTAAAAGATTTGACAGTATGAAAAATATATGTTTTAATATAGCGGTGGCATTTTGCGCAGTCTTGCCCTTGACATCGTGTAACGATTGGCTGGATGGCGTTACTCAAACAGCGACCGTAAGTGATGAGAT
Encoded proteins:
- a CDS encoding TonB-dependent receptor is translated as MKKFLWAAFAMTAANVYAVQPIDTLHTYELQDVQVISTRANKKTPMAHSDLSQKQIKQMNHGKDIPFLLSTLPSITLTSDAGNGIGYTSLRVRGIDPSRVNITANGIPMNDAESATLFWVNMSDFASSVQSMQLQRGAGTSTNGAGAFGATLNMQTENIGTKPFFGIDLSGGSYGSHKETLRFGTGLIGGHWGIQGRLSDIGSDGYLDRASTKLNSYFIQAGYFSDNTMVKFVTFNGMERTYHAWNYASKYEQSLYGRTYNSCGEYSDAEGKVKYYDGQTDNYHQQNYQLHWSQLLGDQWKLNVALHYTKGDGYYEQYKGKGNWYQYHLSKDTKLLGDLVRQKKMDNDFYGAVGSINYDNKRGLTANIGGGWNKYVGGHFGKVIWTGAPFYQIEDANGNKKKVYQMGPSTLEPDNEYYNNDAKKVDGNVYGKVNWEFVKGLSAFADLQYRHVGIKMTGPSDAWDDNNKQVVFNLDQKFNFFNPKFGLNYQADANNRVYASYAIAHKEPTRNSFEQNLDTKLEAEKLGDLEIGYQFACAKYSAGVNLYYMNYSNEFVLTGELDAIGEMKTKNAGRSYRMGIELESAWQPVDWFTWNVNATFSKNRVKDWMVKLEDKKNVSLGDTPTSFSPDLIFNNIFSFNYKGLSANVHTQYIGEQYLTNTGLKSYQTKDDNRQDIDVSMMLGSIFTTNLNVAYTFACHKLGLKEATVGCTVYNLFSAKYDNNGWAAPSFKKDAQGNVVATYGKNGQYMAGFAPQAPINFMANLSLTF
- a CDS encoding DUF4434 domain-containing protein; the protein is MTNRRNFIKQIMGASTLVMGSKILSSYTKVDNTFAQHEDGETFATPHAMKGMPIKATFLDEISWDIPHQNWGKKEWDQDFKAMKKMGINTVVLIRAGLGKWIAAPFSTLIGKEDVYYPPVDLVEMFLTLADKYRMNFFFGMYDSGKYWQEGLFQKEIDLNLSLIDEVWAKYGKHPSFKGWYLSQEISRRTKNMSRIYAEVGKHAKAVSGNLTTMVSPYIHGVKTDQVMSGDKALTVREHEEEWNEILGNVKGAVDILAFQDGQVDYGELYDYLVVNKKLADRYGMKCWTNIESFDRDMPIRFLPIKWEKLLLKLEAARKAGMENAITFEFSHFMSPNSAYLQAGHLYRRYCEHFNI
- a CDS encoding AGE family epimerase/isomerase, which translates into the protein MDIDQLKELADLYKSELLQRVVPFWLEKSQDEEYGGYFTCLDRKGNVFDTDKFIWLQCREVWLFAMLYNKVEKNEEWLNCAIQGAEFLKKHGHDGQYNWYFSLDRTGKPLVEPYNIFSYTFAAMAFGQLSLATGNDEYATIAKKTFDIILSKVDNPKGKWNKIHPGTRNMKNFALPMILCNLALEIEHLLDENYLLETMETCIHEVMDVFYRPDLGGIIVENVGADGNLVDCFEGRQVTPGHAIEAMWFIMDLGKRLDRPELIEKAKDTALTMLEYGWDKEFGGLYYFMDRNGCPPQQLEWDQKLWWVHIETLISMLKGYQLTGDKRCMDWFKKVHEYAWTHFRDDEYAEWYGYLNRRGEVLLPLKGGKWKGCFHVPRGMYQCWTTLEEIVKANDTK
- the pnuC gene encoding nicotinamide riboside transporter PnuC gives rise to the protein MTFDWLDIVTTILGLVYIYLEYKASIWLWIVGIVMPAMDVFLYWRHGLYGDAGMAVYYTLAAIYGYIAWKWGSKLFNQKKQELPITHMPGKHYLPTFAFFALAWGVTYYVLVRFTNSNVPLLDSFTNALSFVGLWALARKYVEQWLFWIAVDVVCTALYVYKGIPFKAGLYGLYVVIAVLGYFKWKSMMKQAAS
- a CDS encoding FAD-dependent oxidoreductase, which produces MKEKRSYFLILVLYLFFLPKSLLGGNLHPDIVVAGGGASGVSAALQSARMGMRVLVIEESTWLGGMLTSAGVSAIDGNFNMPAGIFGEFRNRLAQHYGSLEALNTGWVSRVLFEPSVGNQVLNDMVAQEKNIEVWKESSIRRISKKQGEWNLKIKKQGKSVIVKTPMLIDATELGDVAAKCGVGYDVGMDSRHDTQEDIALEKGNNVIQDLTYVAILKDYKKDVSMRKPKGYDPSVFACCCINPLCISSNEPKRMWPADKMMSYGQLPNGKIMLNWPINGNDYYVNLVEMSDKQRRRVLKKAKEHTLCFLYFIQHELGFRHIGLADDEYPTKDLLPFIPYHRESRRIHGAVRFTLNHMVSPYNQAAPLYRTSIAVGDYPVDHHHMRYKESHTLPDIHFYPVPSFGLPLGTLIPQGVEGLIVAEKSISVSNIANGATRLQPVVMQIGQAAGALAALSLKKRTPLSGVSVRDVQDEILKAGGYLLPYLDVQKQDPRFIPYQHIGSTGILKGVGKNVDWKNETWLRTDQPLKGRELEGMRDIFPRWKQTGAMLTDSVMTLGDALRVIQNVAESEGMPIKANWEPLLTKYHFKATDKAHVITRGEMAVLIDQMLDPFHWKEVDIQGNFMN
- a CDS encoding thiamine diphosphokinase, coding for MNYQLINSSTNFDVVVLAGGDYPQHAVPTQILQQAPRIVCCDSAIELLHPSLYNKVEAVVGDGDSMSDAAKLQFHDVLHVEHEQADNDLTKATRYCVSRNYSRIAYLGATGKREDHTMGNISLLLRYFQTYGVQPVMVTDYGTFVPCHGDCTFESFAKQQVSIFNISCHRIENKGLRWQSYAYQSWWQGTLNESLADVFTLHADGHYLVYRTHEAKSAMQ